In the Rhizobium sp. Pop5 genome, one interval contains:
- a CDS encoding IS3 family transposase (programmed frameshift), with translation MSNEFRQVDLMIGDVRRRRWTTERKLQIIEESYAAGETVSSAARRHGVAPNLLYRWRRLLSEGGAVAVDSDEPVIGNSEVKKLEDRVRELERILGRKTLENEILREALSKAHFKKTDIAADLVAEGRFPMKTVADVLGVSRSNLVERLKGKCKPRGSYLKADDAELLPAIRKLVDARPTYGYRRIAALLNRQRRAADLPVVNRKRVHRIMANHAMILEKHTAVRIGRVHDGKVMVMRSNLRWCSDGLEFTCWNGEVVRLAFIIDAFDREIISWAAVANAGISGCDIRDMMLEAVEKRFGATSAPHAIEHLSDNGSAYTARETRLFAQALNLIPCFTPVASPQSNGMSEAFVKTLKRDYIRISPIPDADTALRKIDGWIEDYNEIHPHSALKMASPREFIKALSQ, from the exons TTGATGATCGGTGACGTCCGGCGGCGACGCTGGACAACGGAACGCAAACTGCAGATCATCGAGGAAAGCTATGCCGCCGGGGAGACCGTTTCCTCCGCGGCGCGGCGGCATGGAGTTGCGCCAAATCTTCTGTATCGCTGGCGTAGGCTCCTGAGCGAGGGAGGTGCGGTGGCCGTGGATTCTGACGAGCCAGTGATCGGCAATTCCGAGGTGAAGAAGCTGGAAGATCGAGTGCGCGAGCTTGAGCGCATCCTCGGGCGCAAGACGTTGGAGAACGAGATTCTCCGCGAAGCTCTTTCTAAAGCCCACT TCAAAAAAACCGATATCGCGGCCGATCTTGTTGCCGAAGGACGGTTCCCGATGAAGACCGTGGCTGACGTCCTGGGCGTATCGCGGTCCAATCTCGTGGAGCGCCTTAAAGGCAAGTGCAAGCCGCGTGGATCATACCTCAAAGCGGACGATGCCGAGCTGCTGCCTGCCATTCGTAAACTCGTGGATGCTCGGCCGACCTATGGCTATCGGCGGATCGCTGCCCTTCTCAACAGGCAGCGGCGAGCTGCTGATCTGCCCGTCGTCAATCGCAAGCGAGTTCATCGCATCATGGCCAATCACGCTATGATCCTTGAGAAACACACGGCGGTGCGAATAGGCCGTGTCCACGACGGCAAGGTCATGGTGATGCGGTCTAACCTGCGCTGGTGCTCGGATGGCCTTGAGTTCACTTGCTGGAATGGCGAGGTGGTCCGTCTCGCGTTCATCATCGATGCGTTTGACCGGGAAATTATCTCATGGGCAGCCGTCGCCAATGCCGGGATATCCGGCTGCGACATTCGAGACATGATGTTGGAGGCCGTCGAAAAGCGCTTCGGCGCAACCAGCGCCCCGCATGCAATAGAACATCTATCTGATAACGGCAGTGCATACACCGCGCGGGAGACCAGGCTGTTTGCCCAAGCCCTCAACCTGATCCCATGCTTCACGCCCGTTGCCAGCCCACAATCGAACGGCATGTCTGAAGCCTTCGTCAAAACCTTGAAGCGGGACTATATACGCATCTCACCCATTCCGGACGCCGATACAGCTCTCCGGAAGATCGACGGATGGATCGAAGACTATAATGAAATCCATCCACACTCAGCGCTGAAAATGGCCTCCCCAAGGGAGTTCATCAAAGCATTGTCTCAATAG
- the nodD2 gene encoding transcriptional regulator NodD2, producing the protein MRFKGLDLNLLVALDALTTERNLTAAARSINLSQPAMSAAIGRLRDYFRDELFTMNGRELRLTPRAEGLASAVRETLLQVQCSIISWEPFNPSKSDRCFRIVLSDFMMLIYFNKIIERVAREAPAVSFELLPLDSDPYEMLSRGDVDFLIVPEFFLSGAHPSAKLFTEKFVCVACSTNVDLPSALTIEQYVSTGHVAAAFGRFLKPSVEGWFLLENGIQRRVEVVVQGFSLIPPVLRGTNRIANLPLRLVEHYESTFPLRIINLPLPLPVFTEAVQWPALHNADPGSIWFREILVEEASRMMSSNAPKIHGLLQQSGS; encoded by the coding sequence ATGCGTTTCAAGGGCCTTGATCTAAACCTGCTCGTTGCATTGGATGCGCTCACGACCGAGCGCAACCTAACGGCTGCCGCACGTAGTATCAATCTAAGTCAACCAGCAATGAGTGCCGCCATTGGTAGGCTTCGGGACTATTTCCGCGACGAATTGTTTACAATGAATGGTCGAGAACTTCGGCTGACGCCCCGTGCCGAAGGACTTGCCTCGGCAGTGCGTGAAACTCTCTTGCAGGTACAATGCTCAATCATCTCTTGGGAGCCGTTTAACCCGTCGAAGTCTGACAGATGCTTTAGAATAGTTCTGTCCGATTTCATGATGCTGATATACTTCAATAAAATCATTGAGCGAGTTGCTCGAGAAGCGCCCGCAGTCAGCTTTGAGTTGCTGCCTTTGGATAGTGATCCGTACGAGATGCTTAGCCGCGGTGACGTCGACTTCCTCATCGTGCCTGAATTTTTTCTCTCGGGCGCACACCCGAGCGCAAAACTGTTCACAGAGAAGTTTGTATGTGTAGCCTGTTCGACAAATGTGGACCTACCTTCAGCGCTGACGATCGAGCAATATGTCTCCACGGGACACGTCGCTGCCGCGTTTGGGCGCTTTTTGAAGCCATCGGTCGAGGGCTGGTTCTTGCTCGAGAATGGTATTCAGAGGCGGGTGGAGGTCGTCGTGCAAGGGTTTAGCTTAATACCACCAGTCCTGCGTGGCACGAACCGCATAGCTAACCTACCGCTTCGCTTAGTCGAGCATTACGAAAGTACTTTCCCTTTGCGGATCATCAACCTTCCGTTACCGCTCCCCGTCTTCACAGAAGCTGTTCAATGGCCAGCGCTCCATAATGCCGATCCAGGGAGCATCTGGTTCAGGGAGATATTGGTTGAGGAAGCTTCCCGTATGATGTCCTCCAACGCACCTAAAATACATGGGTTGCTACAACAATCCGGTTCCTGA